A stretch of DNA from Deltaproteobacteria bacterium:
GATAAGCACGGCATTGAAGTCAGCACCCAGCGCGTCGCGCAATGACTGACGAAGCGCCAGAAGCGTCGGTGTCCACGCCGCAGGCTCGTTGATTATCCCAGAGTACTTATAAGCGGTTCCAGGGTCGCCGTAGTACGACGTAAGACGCGGCAACAGATTGGACTTGCCGAAAATCTTAATACTGTCCTGACGCCAAACCACCTCTCGGTCTAACGCGTCAACCAATGATACGGGGTAGAAATTGGCGAGGTATCCACTTTGAGCTGATCCACTTAATTGTGGGTAGATGGCACATTTCGCAAGAATTTCAGTCAATTGTCTCAAATAATTGAATCTCGATCAAAAAATTGCGCGAATTAGTGATAAATTCAGCAGGTTAAATCAGTCCACCAACAATTAAGTGGATCAGTTTTGTGCAAACTGACGCCGCCCAAACGCGGCAATCCCAAGCCCTAGCACCGCTATCAAAAGAAATGACCACCTGAGGCTACTGGCCGCTGCGATCCACCCTATTAATGGAGGACCAAGCAAAAACCCGATCACCCCTATAGTCGACGCCGCAGCGATCGCTGCACTCGGAGGCATGTCGGTCACCTTGCCGGCCTGACTAAACACAAGTGGGACTACTACCGAGGTCC
This window harbors:
- a CDS encoding alpha-ketoglutarate-dependent dioxygenase AlkB, which encodes MRQLTEILAKCAIYPQLSGSAQSGYLANFYPVSLVDALDREVVWRQDSIKIFGKSNLLPRLTSYYGDPGTAYKYSGIINEPAAWTPTLLALRQSLRDALGADFNAVLINRYADGSQHMGYHADDEPELGPEPLIASLSFGATRRFLVKSCDGSHRFALDLEDRSLLIMAGSFQHDYRHALAKTKRPVGLRINLTFRRVLIR